A genome region from Musa acuminata AAA Group cultivar baxijiao chromosome BXJ3-5, Cavendish_Baxijiao_AAA, whole genome shotgun sequence includes the following:
- the LOC135637783 gene encoding copper-transporting ATPase PAA1, chloroplastic-like: MESAVWSPIRRIALLPPSRTTDYSRNLHPLLPFPKRPASHKARCFLTFESGRGVPPRPLAGANLCSSPFAPTLSRFTSVSSSHAVSGSGGGGDGVDGGSGGGGGDGGSSGGETVAKPVAGDLEDVPALGADVIVLHVGGMSCGGCAASVKRILESQPQVSSAIVNLEKEMAFIWTVPEAKVVQDWQQELGEKLAKHLTTCGFKSNLQDGGSGSSPA, from the exons ATGGAGAGCGCGGTATGGTCTCCTATTCGCAGAATCGCCCTCCTGCCTCCCTCGAGGACCACCGACTATTCACGAAACCTCCACCCGCTCCTTCCCTTTCCCAAACGCCCCGCTTCCCACAAAGCCCGTTGCTTCCTAACTTTTGAGAGCGGTCGCGGCGTCCCCCCGAGGCCCCTCGCCGGAGCTAACCTCTGCAGCTCACCCTTTGCTCCCACCCTGAGCAGGTTCACGTCGGTGTCGAGCTCCCACGCGGTCTCCGgctccggcggcggcggcgatggcgtCGACGGAGGCAGTGGGGGCGGCGGCGGAGATGGCGGGTCAAGCGGCGGGGAGACCGTGGCCAAACCCGTCGCCGGTGATCTGGAGGACGTCCCTGCGTTGGGTGCCGACGTGATTGTCCTCCATGTCGGG GGAATGTCCTGCGGTGGATGCGCTGCAAGCGTGAAACGTATCTTGGAAAGTCAA CCTCAGGTATCATCTGCCATAGTTAACCTTGAGAAAGAGATGGCATTCATTTGGACTGTACCAGAAGCCAAGGTTGTGCAGGATTGGCAGCAAGAACTTGGAGAGAAGCTTGCAAAACACTTGACAACCTGTGGATTTAAGTCCAATCTTCAAG ATGGTGGCAGCGGCAGTAGTCCAGCTTGA